Proteins from one Cryptomeria japonica chromosome 4, Sugi_1.0, whole genome shotgun sequence genomic window:
- the LOC131874876 gene encoding FBD-associated F-box protein At5g44490-like, with product MGKVDLINFPDDLFCSQILTRLPLKEAVRFSAVSRKWCRAWTRLPHLNFSHEFLNSICATLAKIKAVFELTRQEMAIGLINKILMQCVGLETFELYNCDECKSSIHKWLLWISVAGVKCINLACNRIRMEVSESIFSCVTLTSLSLEYLKMTKVPPLFQGFPQLVTCEFQRVELSEQAFEVILKLCHLLQSLTVIHCVLPSTLRIISSSLKRLVIRHTDGEICSMEANCPRLEIIKIIGFHSWRMANVYLHLCVHLETKVLLLKYFETVKLLKKTTCLHAASFSCVKDLADSTLTLPNLKTFILNMRSSDRNAVLWFSCVLKSAPLENSHNQHRSQPSS from the exons ATGGGTAAAGTAGATCTCATAAATTTTCCAGACGATCTCTTCTGTTCTCAGATTTTAACGAGACTCCCACTGAAAGAAGCAGTTCGCTTTTCTGCTGTTTCTCGGAAATGGTGTAGAGCTTGGACTCGGTTACCTCATCTTAACTTTTCCCATGAGTTTTTAAATTCTATTTGCGCTACCCTTGCAAAGATAAAGGCAGTATTTGAATTAACTCGCCAAGAAATGGCTATAGGCTTAATTAACAAGATTCTTATGCAGTGTGTTGGCCTTGAAACTTTTGAGCTTTACAATTGTGATGAGTGTAAAAGTAGCATTCATAAGTGGCTTTTGTGGATTTCTGTAGCAGGTGTGAAATGCATAAATTTAGCATGTAATAGAATTCGGATGGAGGTTTCAGAGTCTATCTTTTCATGTGTGACCCTTACGTCTCTGTCTCTCGaatatttgaagatgacaaaggtGCCTCCACTATTTCAGGGTTTCCCTCAGCTTGTAACATGTGAGTTTCAACGAGTTGAGCTAAGTGAGCAAGCATTTGAGGTGATTTTAAAAttatgtcatcttcttcaaagttTGACAGTAATCCATTGCGTATTGCCTTCAACTTTGAGAATAATATCCTCCAGTCTTAAGAGACTTGTTATTCGTCATACGGATGGTGAAATCTGTTCAATGGAAGCAAATTGCCCGAGATTAGAAATCATTAAAATTATTGGCTTCCATAGCTGGAGGATGGCGAACGTTTATTTGCATTTATGTGTCCATTTGGAAACTAAGGTTTTACTTCTCAAGTATTTTGAAACagtaaaattgttgaagaaaactACCTGTCTCCATGCTGCAAGCTTCAGTTGTGTCAAG GATCTAGCAGACTCGACCCTAACACTACCAAATTTGAAGACATTTATTCTGAATATGAGAAGCTCTGATAGAAATGCTGTTTTGTGGTTTTCTTGCGTTTTGAAAAGCGCTCCTCTTGAAAACAGTCACAATCAGCATCGGTCACAGCCAAGCTCTTAA